In Gemmatimonadaceae bacterium, the following proteins share a genomic window:
- a CDS encoding DUF4242 domain-containing protein, giving the protein MALFIDIHNHVPGLTADAVAGAHKVDLDTQAKHGVKYLQYWYNEKTGQVFCLVEAPDKESAIAVHRDGHGLVADEIFEVVEGH; this is encoded by the coding sequence ATGGCGTTGTTCATCGACATTCACAATCACGTTCCCGGGCTGACCGCCGACGCGGTCGCCGGTGCCCACAAGGTCGATCTCGACACGCAGGCGAAGCACGGCGTGAAATACCTCCAGTACTGGTACAACGAAAAGACGGGACAGGTGTTCTGTCTGGTCGAGGCGCCTGACAAGGAATCGGCGATCGCCGTACATCGCGATGGTCACGGGCTGGTCGCCGACGAGATCTTCGAGGTCGTCGAGGGGCACTA
- a CDS encoding serine hydrolase domain-containing protein, which yields MRTLVTAPLLAALIAPPAAAQAPAGWNDFKKVFQSYVDSDKVVGASVVVLKAGRETGRYDTGFADRAAGVRVDSQTIYHWGSITKSLTGISIMQLRDRGKLSLDDKIVRWVPELRAVHDPYGMMDSITIRMLLSHTAGFQGPTWPYGNDQPWEPFEPTTWNQLVAMMPYQTLQFKPGSRYGYSNPGFIYLARVIEQITGDPWDAYVQKNIFAPLEMNRSYFRGTPYFLAAHRSHNYYVGRDSATRVVGTSDNGADFDPGITSPNGAWNAPVSELVKYVAFLTNALVPGVTRERYDVVLSRASLEEMWKPGLPMSQGYESNPSEWMGLSFFVLDRGGQRILGHTGSQAGFRSFYYFDPKTQVGIVAVFNTTNRAAPAMTLQRQMNEAALSLLKP from the coding sequence ATGCGCACACTCGTCACTGCTCCACTCCTCGCCGCACTCATCGCCCCGCCGGCGGCGGCCCAAGCTCCTGCCGGCTGGAATGATTTCAAGAAAGTCTTTCAGTCCTACGTCGACAGCGACAAGGTCGTCGGCGCGAGCGTGGTCGTATTGAAGGCCGGCAGGGAGACCGGGCGTTACGACACCGGGTTCGCGGACCGAGCCGCCGGGGTGCGCGTCGACTCGCAGACGATCTACCATTGGGGCTCGATCACCAAGAGCCTCACCGGCATCTCGATCATGCAGCTCCGCGACCGTGGCAAGCTCTCGCTCGACGACAAGATCGTGCGTTGGGTGCCCGAGCTGCGCGCGGTGCACGACCCGTACGGCATGATGGACAGCATCACCATCCGCATGCTGCTGTCACACACCGCCGGATTCCAAGGTCCGACGTGGCCCTATGGCAACGACCAGCCGTGGGAGCCGTTCGAGCCGACGACGTGGAACCAGCTCGTCGCGATGATGCCGTATCAGACGCTGCAGTTCAAACCCGGCTCCCGGTACGGCTACTCGAATCCCGGTTTCATCTATCTGGCGCGCGTGATCGAGCAGATCACCGGCGACCCGTGGGACGCGTACGTTCAAAAGAACATCTTCGCGCCGCTCGAAATGAACCGGAGCTATTTCCGCGGCACGCCCTACTTCCTCGCCGCGCACCGGTCGCACAACTACTACGTCGGCCGCGACTCGGCGACGCGTGTCGTCGGCACGAGCGATAACGGGGCCGACTTCGATCCCGGGATCACGTCGCCGAACGGCGCCTGGAACGCGCCAGTGAGTGAGCTCGTGAAGTACGTCGCGTTTCTCACCAACGCCCTCGTTCCCGGCGTGACGCGCGAGCGTTACGACGTCGTGCTGTCGCGCGCGAGCCTCGAGGAGATGTGGAAGCCCGGACTGCCGATGTCGCAGGGGTACGAGTCAAACCCCAGCGAGTGGATGGGACTCTCCTTCTTCGTCCTCGACCGTGGCGGCCAGCGCATCCTCGGTCATACCGGGAGCCAGGCGGGCTTTCGATCGTTCTACTACTTCGACCCGAAGACGCAGGTGGGCATCGTCGCCGTGTTCAACACCACGAACCGCGCGGCGCCGGCGATGACACTCCAGCGTCAGATGAACGAGGCGGCTCTCTCGCTCCTCAAGCCCTGA
- a CDS encoding serine hydrolase domain-containing protein, whose translation MLRRFVYSVIAVTLAGALAEAQQPSKDEIAKRVDSLAADYLARTHTPAISVAVLRGSDTLVMKGYGDASVEHHRRATASTVYRIGSITKQFTSSEIMRLAQQGKLSIDDPITKYLPDVPTHGQTITIRRLLNHTSGIHNYTAEPSWRKTWSQSLSPRQIVALVDHDSLDFKPGDKWSYSNTGYVLLGMIIEKVTGETYANYLEHDLFKPLGLTQTSYCPSRPSDPTFADGYSAESGTAKPAEYLDMTHPHGAGALCSTVRDLVKWQRALQGGRVVNARSFALMTTPDTLNNGRPLTYGFGLAAGKLNGHRLIGHSGGINGFTTASSFFPDDSVNVVVFSNADAGPDALGLNISRAVFGLPLVATPIPVVAVALPDSVRDKVSGTYDLAPSAGGKFVVHIMVENGQVMTQAEGEGQGKFPLIYAGNWVFGAAFDPSLRVTFISENGKVARMRLQQGGGSMEGPRRP comes from the coding sequence GTGCTTCGACGATTCGTCTACTCAGTGATCGCAGTCACGCTCGCTGGTGCATTGGCCGAAGCGCAGCAGCCGTCGAAGGATGAAATCGCGAAGCGCGTCGACTCGCTCGCCGCCGACTACCTCGCCCGCACTCACACGCCGGCGATCTCCGTCGCCGTGCTTCGCGGCTCCGACACGCTCGTCATGAAGGGCTACGGCGATGCCAGCGTCGAGCACCATCGTCGGGCAACCGCGTCGACGGTCTATCGCATCGGGTCGATCACCAAGCAGTTCACGTCCTCGGAGATCATGCGGCTCGCCCAGCAGGGAAAGCTCTCGATCGACGACCCGATCACGAAGTATCTGCCCGACGTGCCGACGCACGGACAGACCATCACCATTCGTCGGCTCCTCAACCACACGTCCGGAATCCACAACTACACGGCCGAACCGTCGTGGCGAAAGACGTGGAGCCAGTCGCTCTCGCCGCGACAAATCGTCGCCTTGGTCGATCACGATTCGCTCGATTTCAAGCCGGGCGACAAGTGGAGCTACAGCAACACCGGGTATGTTCTCCTCGGCATGATCATCGAGAAGGTCACGGGCGAGACGTACGCGAATTACTTGGAGCACGATCTCTTCAAGCCGCTTGGCCTCACGCAGACCAGCTATTGTCCGTCGCGTCCGAGCGACCCGACATTCGCCGACGGCTATTCGGCCGAGTCGGGGACGGCGAAGCCCGCCGAGTATCTCGACATGACGCACCCGCACGGCGCGGGAGCGCTCTGCTCGACGGTGCGCGATCTCGTGAAGTGGCAGCGCGCGCTTCAAGGCGGCCGTGTCGTCAACGCGCGCTCGTTCGCGCTCATGACCACGCCCGACACGCTCAACAACGGCCGGCCGCTGACCTATGGCTTCGGGCTCGCCGCCGGAAAGCTCAACGGGCACCGCCTGATCGGACACAGCGGCGGCATCAACGGATTCACGACGGCGAGCTCCTTCTTCCCCGATGACAGCGTGAACGTCGTCGTGTTCAGCAACGCCGACGCCGGGCCGGATGCGCTCGGCCTCAACATCTCCCGCGCCGTGTTCGGCCTGCCGCTGGTCGCGACGCCCATACCGGTTGTCGCCGTCGCGCTGCCGGATTCGGTTCGCGACAAGGTGTCGGGGACCTACGATCTCGCGCCGAGCGCCGGCGGGAAATTCGTCGTGCACATCATGGTCGAGAACGGGCAAGTGATGACGCAGGCCGAAGGGGAGGGGCAGGGGAAGTTCCCGCTCATCTACGCCGGCAACTGGGTGTTCGGGGCCGCGTTCGATCCGTCGCTGCGCGTCACATTCATCAGTGAAAACGGAAAGGTCGCGCGCATGCGTCTCCAGCAGGGCGGGGGAAGCATGGAGGGCCCGCGCCGACCATGA
- a CDS encoding GntR family transcriptional regulator, whose translation MLPFSITLKPGESPYRQVVYAATRAIVSGDLAMGAAFPSVRELSQALKINPNTAQKIVAELVRAGLLEVRPGIGTVVAAVPRGNAADRRALFSSEVEELIVEAKRLGASRKDVLDAVDARWDALFGDDHESDRRQTGGRGGRSGGD comes from the coding sequence GTGCTCCCGTTCTCCATCACCCTCAAGCCCGGCGAGTCGCCGTACCGCCAGGTCGTGTACGCCGCGACGCGGGCGATCGTCTCCGGCGATCTCGCCATGGGCGCCGCGTTCCCGTCGGTGCGGGAGCTGAGCCAGGCGCTCAAGATCAACCCGAACACGGCGCAGAAGATCGTCGCCGAGCTCGTTCGCGCAGGCCTGCTCGAGGTGCGTCCCGGCATCGGCACCGTCGTCGCGGCAGTCCCGCGCGGAAACGCCGCGGATCGCCGAGCGCTTTTCTCGAGTGAGGTCGAGGAGCTGATCGTCGAAGCCAAGCGGCTCGGCGCGTCGCGCAAGGATGTCCTCGATGCCGTCGACGCGCGCTGGGACGCGCTCTTCGGCGATGATCACGAGTCGGATCGCCGCCAAACCGGGGGGCGGGGCGGCCGGAGTGGAGGCGACTAA
- a CDS encoding ABC transporter ATP-binding protein, with protein sequence MQAAVNAVGLTYRYGRGTEALHGVDLSIPEGSLFALLGPNGAGKTTLMQILAGLRRPTRGRAGVLGVESSALTYRERSSVAYVNEVQRLPSWMRVDQLEAYVAPLYPTWDASLAARLRERFQLPMNRPIRTFSRGERMKAALFCALAPRPKVLLMDEPFSGMDAIVKDELVRGLLESAGTEGWTVLVSSHDIGELEMLADHVGILAEGRMRLSASMDDVHARFKRVEVTASEPWPIGRQESGWMSFERGGNRFGFVTEAANDGALQSELSERFPAAHVEVRAATLREVFVAVADSGATAEGRTMRISA encoded by the coding sequence ATGCAAGCAGCCGTGAACGCCGTCGGACTCACCTATCGCTACGGCAGGGGCACCGAGGCATTGCACGGTGTCGATCTCTCGATTCCCGAAGGCTCGTTGTTCGCCCTGCTCGGACCGAACGGCGCGGGAAAGACCACGCTGATGCAGATCCTCGCCGGCCTTCGGCGTCCGACGCGCGGACGGGCCGGTGTGCTGGGGGTGGAATCCTCCGCGCTCACATACCGCGAGCGCTCATCGGTCGCGTACGTGAACGAGGTGCAACGGCTCCCCTCGTGGATGCGGGTGGACCAGCTCGAGGCGTACGTCGCTCCGTTGTACCCGACGTGGGACGCGTCGCTCGCCGCGAGGTTGCGCGAGCGCTTTCAGCTTCCCATGAACCGGCCGATTCGAACTTTCTCACGAGGCGAACGCATGAAAGCGGCGCTGTTCTGCGCCCTCGCGCCGCGTCCGAAGGTCTTGTTGATGGATGAGCCGTTCAGCGGCATGGACGCGATCGTGAAGGACGAGCTCGTGCGCGGGCTGCTCGAGTCGGCCGGGACGGAGGGATGGACCGTGTTGGTGTCGTCGCACGACATCGGAGAGCTGGAAATGCTGGCCGACCACGTCGGCATTCTGGCCGAAGGGAGGATGCGACTCAGCGCGTCAATGGACGACGTGCATGCGCGCTTCAAGCGGGTCGAAGTGACGGCGAGCGAGCCTTGGCCAATTGGCCGGCAGGAATCAGGCTGGATGTCATTCGAGCGGGGAGGCAACCGCTTTGGCTTCGTCACCGAGGCCGCGAACGACGGAGCATTGCAGAGCGAGTTGTCGGAGCGCTTCCCGGCCGCGCACGTCGAAGTGCGCGCGGCGACGCTCCGCGAGGTATTCGTCGCCGTCGCCGACAGCGGCGCGACGGCGGAGGGGCGGACCATGAGGATCTCAGCATGA
- a CDS encoding amino acid permease codes for MSTASVSSAPPDSQLPQDRLSRQLGVVSLTALLVGLAIGSGIFRVPSTVAAQIGSVGGVAIIWVAGALVALAGALPIVAVTTALPRSGGTYVFLREAYSPLVGFLYGWVKMFVTGPAALAALALIFAEYTKSFATLTDGQVHLIAGGLIIALTLANAGSVRWGVALQTASTAAKVIALALLAVLIFALGDSAHGAFAHPVAWSGVTMSSFFTALIAVLFTYTGWMEFTYVAGEVKDPVRTYPRALFIGMAIIVPIYLIINTAYLYTLPLPVMAKSSLVAATAASGPLGSRGAAFVSALVMLSTFGALNGSVMASPRVWYAMANDGILIRMIGAVHPRRHTPYVALLLNMSLGLVAVFTHTFEQLTRTFVLGRWPFITLAVATVFLVPRRRPELAALCRSWGYPWVPAAFVLFSLAMLTNELLRRPADLLPSLVIVAVGVVVYYGSRAVTAWRTTARSPAHGAARP; via the coding sequence ATGAGCACCGCATCGGTTTCATCCGCCCCCCCCGACAGCCAGCTCCCGCAAGACCGGCTCTCGCGACAGCTCGGCGTCGTGAGCCTGACCGCGCTGCTCGTCGGCCTCGCGATCGGCAGCGGAATCTTTCGCGTTCCGAGCACGGTCGCCGCGCAAATCGGATCGGTCGGCGGCGTCGCGATCATTTGGGTCGCGGGCGCTTTGGTTGCACTCGCCGGTGCGCTCCCGATCGTCGCCGTCACCACCGCGCTACCCCGTTCCGGCGGCACGTACGTGTTTCTGCGCGAAGCGTACAGCCCGCTCGTCGGATTCCTGTACGGCTGGGTGAAGATGTTCGTCACCGGGCCGGCGGCGCTCGCCGCGCTGGCGCTGATCTTCGCCGAGTACACGAAGTCGTTCGCGACGCTGACGGACGGGCAGGTGCACCTCATCGCCGGCGGCCTCATCATCGCGCTGACGCTGGCGAACGCCGGGTCGGTTCGCTGGGGCGTCGCGCTCCAAACCGCATCGACGGCGGCGAAGGTGATCGCCCTCGCGCTGCTCGCCGTGCTCATCTTCGCGTTGGGCGATTCCGCGCACGGCGCGTTCGCGCATCCGGTGGCGTGGAGCGGCGTCACGATGTCGAGCTTCTTCACGGCGCTCATCGCCGTGCTCTTCACGTACACCGGCTGGATGGAGTTCACGTACGTCGCGGGCGAAGTGAAGGATCCCGTGCGCACGTATCCGCGGGCACTGTTCATCGGCATGGCGATCATCGTGCCGATCTACTTGATCATCAACACGGCGTATCTGTACACGTTGCCCTTGCCCGTCATGGCGAAGTCGTCGCTCGTCGCCGCGACGGCGGCGAGCGGTCCGCTGGGCTCGCGCGGCGCGGCGTTCGTTTCGGCGCTCGTGATGCTGTCGACCTTCGGCGCCCTGAACGGCTCGGTCATGGCGAGCCCGCGCGTCTGGTACGCGATGGCCAACGACGGCATCCTGATTCGCATGATCGGCGCCGTGCACCCGCGCCGTCACACGCCGTACGTTGCGCTCTTGCTCAACATGAGCCTCGGCCTCGTCGCCGTGTTCACGCACACGTTCGAGCAGCTCACGCGCACCTTCGTGCTCGGTCGCTGGCCATTCATCACGCTCGCCGTCGCGACGGTGTTCTTGGTGCCGAGGCGGCGGCCGGAGCTTGCCGCGCTCTGCCGGAGTTGGGGCTACCCCTGGGTGCCGGCGGCGTTCGTGCTGTTCTCGCTCGCGATGCTCACCAATGAGCTGTTGCGCCGGCCCGCCGACTTGCTGCCGAGCCTCGTGATTGTCGCGGTAGGAGTCGTGGTGTATTACGGCTCGCGTGCCGTCACCGCCTGGCGTACCACCGCACGGAGCCCGGCGCACGGCGCGGCGCGTCCGTGA
- a CDS encoding HAMP domain-containing sensor histidine kinase gives MRQRSSVFGKLAAIMLAMALALMLITTGFFIALVQPTLHKQMSPITAHAWLLVLSLLVMSGVVLTTQAVLTKLLRPLRVLNEGVTRLGEGDLAVSVPRTTTDEFGTLTDAFNRMAGRVREMITARDRLLVDVSHELRSPLTRMKVALELMPDDVQRARLSSDVAEMERMISGLLELERLRAGRGVTLVRQDVVPIVRDIVTSYEDRPPGARFTTTGAREVFIEIDAEQLKTVMRNLLDNAVKYSLPDSKAIAVTVETREDGARIRVADDGVGIPREDSERIFEPFFRVDRSRSKESGGYGLGLSICKRVMEAHGGAVAFEPGSGRGATFVLGFPNGVDTSVP, from the coding sequence ATGCGTCAGCGATCGTCGGTGTTCGGCAAGCTGGCGGCGATCATGCTCGCGATGGCGCTGGCCCTCATGCTCATCACGACCGGCTTCTTCATCGCCCTCGTCCAGCCGACGCTCCACAAGCAGATGAGTCCCATCACCGCGCACGCGTGGCTGCTCGTTCTTTCATTGCTCGTTATGTCGGGGGTCGTGCTCACGACCCAGGCGGTGCTGACCAAGCTTTTGCGGCCGCTCCGCGTGCTGAACGAGGGTGTCACGCGCCTCGGCGAGGGCGACCTCGCAGTGAGCGTCCCGCGCACGACGACCGACGAATTCGGCACGCTCACCGACGCGTTCAACCGGATGGCCGGCCGAGTGCGCGAGATGATCACCGCACGCGACCGACTGCTCGTCGACGTGAGTCACGAGCTGCGGTCGCCGCTCACGCGCATGAAGGTCGCGCTCGAGCTGATGCCCGACGACGTGCAGCGCGCGCGACTCTCGAGCGACGTGGCCGAGATGGAACGGATGATCAGCGGACTGCTCGAGCTGGAGCGGTTGCGCGCCGGGCGCGGCGTGACGCTCGTGCGGCAGGACGTCGTGCCGATCGTGCGCGACATCGTCACGAGCTACGAGGACCGTCCGCCGGGCGCGCGGTTCACCACCACCGGCGCGCGCGAGGTTTTCATCGAGATCGACGCCGAGCAGCTCAAAACGGTGATGCGGAACCTGCTCGACAACGCGGTGAAGTACTCGCTCCCCGACAGCAAGGCGATCGCCGTGACGGTCGAGACGCGCGAGGACGGAGCGCGCATTCGCGTCGCCGACGACGGCGTCGGAATTCCGCGCGAAGACTCGGAACGCATCTTCGAACCCTTCTTCCGCGTGGACCGATCACGGTCGAAGGAGAGCGGCGGCTACGGATTGGGGCTGAGCATCTGCAAGCGCGTGATGGAGGCGCACGGCGGCGCGGTCGCGTTCGAGCCGGGGAGCGGGCGGGGAGCGACTTTTGTGCTGGGTTTCCCGAACGGAGTTGACACCAGCGTTCCCTAA
- a CDS encoding response regulator transcription factor, whose product MTSSRVLLIDDDDRLNALLTEYLGKFGYSVRAATRPSAGLRALKADPPDLVILDVMLPEMDGLAVCRKIRESSRVPVIMLTARGDVSDRIVGLELGADDYLPKPFEPRELVARMQAVLRRRGDDEADAVRAGLVELNWTTRVARLRGQELVLTTAEFELLGFLVRNHGKVLSRERIIEGTHDINWAAYDRSIDVLVSRLRQKLGDDPKRPSFIRTVRGVGYSFVGAGE is encoded by the coding sequence GTGACGTCATCGCGCGTCCTGCTCATCGACGATGACGATCGGCTCAACGCCCTGCTCACCGAGTACCTCGGCAAGTTCGGCTACTCGGTACGCGCGGCGACGCGGCCGAGCGCGGGGCTTCGCGCGCTCAAAGCCGATCCGCCCGATCTCGTGATCCTCGACGTGATGCTTCCGGAGATGGACGGACTCGCCGTTTGCCGGAAGATTCGCGAATCGAGCCGAGTGCCGGTCATCATGCTCACGGCGCGCGGCGACGTCAGCGATCGCATCGTCGGCCTCGAGTTGGGCGCGGACGACTACCTCCCGAAACCGTTCGAGCCGCGCGAGCTGGTCGCGCGGATGCAGGCGGTCCTGCGACGTCGCGGCGACGACGAAGCCGACGCCGTGCGCGCCGGCCTGGTCGAACTGAATTGGACGACGCGTGTCGCGCGTTTGCGCGGACAGGAGCTCGTGCTCACGACCGCGGAGTTCGAGCTGCTCGGTTTCCTCGTGCGCAACCACGGAAAGGTTCTCTCGCGCGAGCGCATCATCGAGGGGACGCACGACATCAACTGGGCGGCGTACGACCGGTCCATCGACGTCCTCGTCAGTCGTCTGCGGCAGAAGCTCGGCGACGACCCCAAACGGCCGAGCTTCATCCGCACGGTGCGCGGTGTCGGATACAGCTTCGTTGGAGCCGGCGAGTGA
- a CDS encoding ABC transporter permease, with protein MKLRRNIGTSLRALFSHRLRTSLAVLSVSIGTAAVLVTNAIGTGADRDIQRGVESLGVNLIVVRPALVRRTAARRELSGAVKTLTLADYDAIAELPDIASVAPGIDGAVKVKSGTRTVPTQLLGTTPEFFDVRRFGLRSGRLFDEDDDRAARRVVVLGARVADQLADPDIVGKQVRLRGIPFDVVGVLAPKGVLADGDEDDQVIVPTRTALRRLLNVAWLSAVYVSASDPNAVGTTEAAIDGLLARRHPPRQSMQAAFEIQDASRFFTLQRRTTDALSNLTTVLAGVALGVGGTGIMALMLLTVRERTSEIGLRVAVGATPRDIVIQFLLESSILALSGWTVGAMLGGAGALAIRLALGWPVAVPTSALVSSFGVGLVIGLGFGAVPARRASLVQPARALVAA; from the coding sequence ATGAAGCTTCGCCGCAACATCGGCACGTCGCTCCGTGCTCTCTTCTCCCACCGGCTCCGAACGTCGCTCGCGGTTTTGAGCGTGAGCATCGGCACAGCGGCGGTACTTGTCACGAACGCAATCGGCACCGGTGCCGACCGTGACATCCAGCGCGGCGTCGAGAGCCTTGGCGTGAACCTCATCGTCGTGCGTCCGGCGCTTGTACGGCGCACGGCAGCGCGGCGCGAGTTGAGCGGCGCCGTGAAGACACTGACGCTCGCCGACTACGACGCGATCGCGGAGTTGCCGGACATCGCCAGCGTGGCGCCGGGCATCGACGGCGCGGTGAAAGTAAAGTCCGGCACGCGTACCGTGCCGACGCAATTGCTCGGCACCACACCCGAGTTCTTCGACGTGCGCCGTTTTGGTCTGCGCAGCGGACGGCTCTTCGACGAGGACGACGATCGCGCCGCGCGGCGGGTCGTCGTGCTCGGCGCCCGCGTCGCCGACCAACTCGCCGATCCAGACATCGTCGGCAAGCAGGTTCGGCTCCGCGGCATTCCCTTCGACGTCGTCGGCGTGCTCGCGCCCAAGGGCGTGCTTGCCGACGGAGACGAAGACGACCAGGTCATCGTGCCGACGCGAACCGCGCTGAGACGTCTGCTCAACGTCGCCTGGCTGAGCGCCGTGTACGTGAGCGCGTCCGATCCGAACGCCGTCGGCACGACCGAAGCCGCGATTGACGGACTGCTCGCGCGCCGACACCCACCCCGCCAATCGATGCAGGCCGCGTTCGAGATTCAGGACGCGTCGCGCTTCTTCACGCTTCAGCGCCGGACGACCGACGCGCTCTCGAACCTCACGACCGTTCTTGCCGGTGTCGCACTCGGCGTCGGGGGTACGGGGATCATGGCATTGATGCTGCTCACGGTGCGCGAGCGCACGAGCGAGATAGGGCTCCGGGTGGCGGTCGGCGCAACGCCGCGAGACATTGTCATCCAGTTTCTACTGGAGTCTTCGATTCTCGCTCTGAGTGGCTGGACCGTGGGCGCGATGCTCGGTGGCGCGGGGGCGCTCGCGATCAGGCTCGCGTTGGGTTGGCCCGTCGCCGTTCCCACGTCAGCGCTCGTGTCGTCGTTCGGCGTCGGCCTCGTGATCGGCCTCGGGTTCGGCGCCGTTCCCGCGCGCCGCGCGTCGCTCGTGCAGCCGGCACGCGCGCTGGTGGCGGCGTGA
- a CDS encoding ABC transporter permease produces MRRYPLRTFLMMLGSIVGVAALTFVLSVGRGAQEVMLRTVRQILGDQAILIQAGGGTMMGGPRGGSARLTLDDMDAVAREVPEIDAWDPQVQKFNAAVKRGGASATARVLGESERWSPVWQRGVSRGQDFDAAAVTGMGRVALIGETVVHSLFAGEDPIGGEVEIGNVPFRVIGVLDRFGVDLHGMDRDNEIVVPVTTMMRRVKNVDDISGAKLIVKNAGREEEAAEQVRRVLRARHGLAGDQADDFHMMTSTEIHRMESKIERVLLLYVPLVGAVALVVGGIVAAVIMLASVSERVAEIGLRTAVGAGPDDIRRQFMLETATTIVLGGAAGIVLGILAVKLATRRMPISAPFSWSAVLVGLAAAAITGLMAGVAPARRAAHLNPVDALR; encoded by the coding sequence ATGCGCCGCTACCCCCTGCGCACGTTCCTCATGATGCTCGGCAGCATCGTCGGCGTGGCGGCGCTGACCTTCGTGCTTTCAGTCGGGCGCGGCGCGCAGGAAGTCATGTTGCGAACCGTGCGGCAGATCCTCGGCGACCAAGCCATCCTGATTCAAGCCGGCGGCGGCACGATGATGGGCGGCCCGCGCGGCGGCTCGGCGCGGCTCACGCTCGACGACATGGACGCCGTCGCCCGCGAAGTTCCCGAGATCGACGCGTGGGATCCGCAGGTGCAAAAGTTCAACGCGGCGGTGAAACGTGGCGGCGCCAGCGCCACGGCGCGGGTGCTCGGCGAGTCGGAGCGATGGTCGCCGGTGTGGCAGCGCGGCGTGTCGCGCGGGCAGGACTTCGACGCGGCGGCGGTCACCGGGATGGGACGCGTCGCGCTGATCGGCGAAACCGTCGTGCACTCGCTCTTCGCGGGCGAAGATCCGATCGGAGGCGAAGTCGAGATCGGGAACGTGCCGTTCCGCGTGATCGGCGTGCTCGATCGCTTCGGCGTCGACCTCCACGGCATGGACCGCGACAACGAGATCGTCGTCCCGGTCACGACGATGATGCGGCGCGTGAAGAACGTGGACGACATCTCCGGGGCCAAGCTCATCGTGAAAAATGCCGGTCGCGAAGAGGAGGCCGCCGAGCAGGTCCGTCGAGTGCTCCGCGCTCGTCACGGGCTCGCGGGAGACCAGGCCGACGACTTCCATATGATGACCTCCACCGAGATTCACAGGATGGAGTCAAAGATCGAGCGCGTGCTGTTGCTCTACGTACCGCTCGTCGGCGCCGTCGCGCTCGTCGTCGGTGGAATCGTCGCCGCGGTGATCATGCTCGCGTCGGTCAGCGAGCGGGTCGCCGAAATCGGGTTGCGCACCGCGGTCGGCGCGGGGCCCGACGACATTCGCCGCCAGTTCATGCTCGAGACCGCGACGACCATCGTGCTCGGCGGCGCCGCCGGCATCGTGCTCGGGATCCTCGCCGTCAAGCTGGCGACTCGTCGCATGCCCATCTCGGCACCGTTCTCGTGGAGCGCGGTTCTCGTAGGCCTCGCCGCGGCCGCGATCACAGGTCTGATGGCCGGGGTAGCCCCCGCCCGCCGCGCCGCGCACCTCAATCCTGTCGATGCGCTGAGGTGA
- a CDS encoding ABC transporter ATP-binding protein: MIELEQIGKRYQRPDGGTIDALIGVSLTIARGEFIAVIGASGSGKSTLMNVLGLLDEPTGGRYTFEGQEVSRSSAADRARFRNKRIGFVFQAFHLLARTTALENVELPLVYSDRDSTVGLAQRALDAVGLSDRMSHKPGELSGGQQQRVAIARALVNEPDLILADEPTGNLDPQSAGEVLRVLQTLSASGRTIVLVTHDPAVAAWAQRVIRLDAGRVVSDQRSATQRALQEAL; the protein is encoded by the coding sequence GTGATCGAGCTCGAGCAGATCGGCAAGCGGTATCAACGTCCGGACGGCGGAACGATCGACGCGCTCATCGGCGTCTCGCTGACGATCGCGCGCGGTGAGTTCATCGCGGTGATCGGAGCATCCGGTTCCGGAAAGTCCACCCTGATGAACGTGCTTGGCTTACTCGATGAACCGACGGGCGGCCGTTATACGTTCGAGGGGCAGGAAGTCTCGCGCTCGAGCGCGGCCGACCGCGCGCGGTTTCGCAACAAACGAATCGGCTTTGTCTTTCAGGCGTTTCATCTGTTGGCGCGCACGACGGCGCTCGAGAACGTCGAGCTTCCACTCGTTTATTCGGATCGCGATTCGACCGTCGGCCTCGCCCAGCGCGCGCTCGACGCGGTGGGACTGTCCGACCGGATGTCGCACAAACCGGGAGAGCTCTCCGGCGGCCAGCAGCAGCGGGTGGCGATCGCGCGCGCGCTCGTCAACGAGCCTGACCTCATCCTCGCCGACGAGCCGACCGGCAATCTCGATCCGCAATCGGCGGGCGAAGTGTTGCGAGTCCTACAAACGCTCAGCGCGAGCGGACGCACGATCGTGCTCGTGACGCACGACCCCGCGGTCGCCGCATGGGCACAACGCGTCATTCGACTCGATGCGGGACGCGTCGTCTCGGACCAGCGCTCAGCGACACAACGCGCGCTTCAGGAGGCGCTGTGA